One region of Flavobacterium sp. KACC 22763 genomic DNA includes:
- a CDS encoding ABC transporter ATP-binding protein: MNSLSIKNLSKTYENGTQAIDHLSLEISNGMFGLLGPNGAGKSTLMRTIAALQEPTSGIIEFNGINILENPMFIRENLGYLPQEFGVYPKISAYRLLDHLAILKGIVNKKERHNQILYLLQQTNLLQHKDKAVHSFSGGMRQRFGIAQALLGNPKIIIVDEPTAGLDPEERNRFNNLLSEIGESIIVVLSTHIVEDVRDLCTKMAIISNGKLILEGNPNEAVDSLKEKIWTKAIHKNELKKHQEHFNIISSHLNSGKINIHVFSEQQPDSGFELTSPDLSDVYFNILSQNQLKK, translated from the coding sequence ATGAACAGTTTATCTATCAAAAATCTCAGCAAAACGTATGAGAACGGCACACAAGCGATTGACCATTTATCGCTTGAAATTTCAAACGGAATGTTTGGTTTATTGGGTCCGAACGGTGCAGGAAAATCGACATTAATGCGAACTATTGCTGCTTTGCAGGAACCTACTTCGGGAATTATCGAATTTAACGGAATTAATATTCTCGAAAACCCAATGTTTATAAGAGAAAATCTGGGATATCTTCCACAGGAATTTGGCGTTTATCCAAAGATTTCTGCTTATCGTTTATTGGATCATTTGGCAATTTTGAAGGGAATTGTCAATAAGAAAGAACGTCACAATCAAATTTTGTATCTGCTACAACAAACTAATTTATTACAACACAAAGACAAAGCGGTTCATTCTTTTTCTGGCGGAATGCGTCAGCGTTTTGGAATTGCACAGGCTTTATTGGGAAATCCGAAAATTATTATTGTCGATGAACCCACCGCGGGACTTGATCCTGAAGAAAGAAACCGATTTAATAATTTGCTAAGTGAAATTGGCGAAAGCATTATTGTGGTTTTGTCAACACATATTGTAGAAGATGTTCGCGATCTGTGCACCAAAATGGCAATTATTTCTAATGGAAAATTGATTTTGGAAGGAAATCCAAATGAAGCGGTCGATTCTTTGAAGGAAAAAATCTGGACGAAAGCAATTCATAAAAATGAACTGAAAAAACATCAGGAACATTTTAATATTATTTCTTCTCATCTGAATTCAGGAAAAATCAATATTCATGTTTTTTCTGAACAACAGCCTGATTCTGGTTTTGAATTGACTTCTCCAGATTTGAGCGACGTTTACTTTAATATTTTATCTCAAAATCAACTTAAAAAATAA
- a CDS encoding response regulator: protein MNKINLLIADDHTMFLQGLISLLEQEPNICIAGKAENGIEALDIVKKGNIDFIILDVSMPIMDGIELSKILKKQYPHIKILIVSTHSNVMIISKLIRIGVNGYLLKNASKEELLSAINAIALGKDYFAEELEEKHLTSSSRIEKQASNLTELSTREKEILVLIVQEYNTAEIAEKTFISLNTVNTHRRNLLSKLNAKNTAGLVKYAVENGLVD, encoded by the coding sequence ATGAATAAAATTAACCTTCTTATAGCCGATGATCATACAATGTTTCTTCAGGGACTTATTTCTTTATTAGAACAAGAACCCAACATATGTATTGCTGGAAAAGCTGAAAACGGAATTGAAGCATTAGATATCGTTAAAAAAGGCAATATCGATTTTATTATTCTTGATGTTAGCATGCCAATAATGGACGGGATTGAATTAAGCAAGATTCTTAAAAAACAATATCCGCATATTAAAATTCTGATTGTAAGCACCCACAGCAATGTGATGATTATCTCTAAGCTAATAAGAATTGGCGTAAATGGCTATTTATTAAAAAATGCCTCAAAAGAAGAGCTTTTAAGCGCAATTAATGCAATTGCATTGGGCAAAGACTATTTCGCAGAAGAATTAGAAGAAAAACATCTTACGAGTAGCTCGCGAATTGAAAAACAAGCCTCTAATCTGACAGAACTAAGCACAAGGGAAAAAGAAATTCTTGTATTGATTGTCCAAGAATACAATACTGCTGAAATTGCCGAAAAAACTTTTATAAGCTTAAATACAGTAAATACACATCGTCGGAATTTGTTATCAAAATTGAATGCAAAAAACACAGCAGGTTTAGTAAAATATGCAGTAGAAAATGGTTTAGTAGACTAA
- a CDS encoding PepSY-like domain-containing protein has translation MKKKIFLIIGFLMLMVSGQAQKKIEVTELPKPAQDFLKKYFSHTTVELAKKDAEHGEKGYEVKLKDGTEVEFWKDGSYREVDGGDNPIPTDFIPANIKAYVAQNYPNEKITHIDYGHKDLDVDLTNKIDLEFTKDGKILKDKKGN, from the coding sequence ATGAAAAAGAAAATATTTTTAATCATAGGATTTTTAATGCTAATGGTCTCGGGCCAGGCACAAAAGAAAATAGAAGTGACAGAATTGCCAAAACCGGCACAAGATTTTTTAAAGAAATATTTTAGTCATACAACTGTCGAACTTGCTAAAAAAGACGCAGAGCATGGGGAAAAAGGATATGAAGTTAAGTTAAAAGATGGTACAGAAGTAGAATTCTGGAAAGATGGTTCGTACCGTGAAGTTGACGGTGGCGACAATCCAATTCCGACCGATTTTATTCCAGCTAATATAAAAGCTTATGTTGCCCAAAATTATCCAAACGAAAAAATAACGCACATCGACTATGGGCACAAAGACCTTGATGTAGATTTAACAAATAAAATTGATTTAGAATTTACCAAAGACGGTAAAATTTTAAAAGACAAAAAGGGAAATTAA
- a CDS encoding DUF2975 domain-containing protein — protein sequence MKTTHIVSRILFYFTRFLSVVYFFLAAYSVFTLVTGFFLTFKDNGKYFQVCYPFTSHPLMLGDYNLPYILFDFLAPLSLYGLFFLLSSNVFKVFFQPKLFTQTGVLHLKRFYLSNLFIPSIVIFFAFFFVPLDNEVALFIILHGMLGAFAYFLAAIFKQGLNLQNEQDLFI from the coding sequence ATGAAGACTACTCATATTGTTTCCAGAATATTATTTTATTTCACCCGATTCTTGTCTGTAGTTTATTTTTTCTTGGCTGCTTATTCGGTTTTTACTTTAGTGACAGGATTTTTTCTAACATTTAAAGATAACGGAAAATATTTTCAGGTTTGTTATCCATTTACTTCTCATCCTTTAATGCTGGGTGATTACAACTTGCCGTATATTCTTTTTGATTTTTTAGCTCCACTGAGTTTGTACGGGCTTTTCTTTTTACTAAGCAGTAATGTCTTTAAAGTTTTCTTTCAGCCTAAATTGTTTACTCAAACTGGAGTTCTACACTTAAAACGCTTTTATTTATCCAATTTATTTATTCCTAGTATCGTGATATTTTTTGCGTTCTTCTTTGTTCCTTTAGATAATGAAGTAGCGCTTTTTATCATATTGCACGGAATGCTTGGCGCTTTTGCTTATTTTTTAGCTGCCATTTTTAAACAAGGTTTAAACCTTCAGAACGAACAAGACTTATTTATATAG
- a CDS encoding LacI family DNA-binding transcriptional regulator, producing the protein MEENKHVTIYDIAERLNLATSTISRALKDHHTISDKTIKKVKKTAEEMGFVPNTLAAGLRGNKTRTIGVLIPTVTQPFLSSLISGIEITAQKSDYTVIIMQSHDSYEEEVNMAKSLYSNRVSGVICSLAMETRDTAHFNQFSNNNIPLVFVDRVPKGYNTFRVVIDNYTAGYKATKHLIEQGCIRIAHFTAGSELGNLYNERKRGYIEALKDHNIEVEEELIINLNSVTYEDGVKASNHLFDLKPIPDGLFAPGDILAVSAVQTAKKRGIKVPEEFKVIGFNNDPISQIIDPNLSTITHPAEKMGKAAAEIIIKNLKSSKNDDAKEITFLNTEVLARESTQK; encoded by the coding sequence ATGGAAGAAAATAAACATGTAACGATTTACGATATTGCCGAGAGACTTAATCTGGCAACATCTACGATTTCACGAGCTTTAAAAGATCATCATACGATAAGTGATAAGACGATTAAAAAAGTGAAAAAGACCGCTGAAGAAATGGGATTTGTTCCGAATACTTTAGCTGCAGGTTTACGTGGAAACAAAACCAGAACAATCGGTGTTTTGATTCCTACTGTTACACAGCCCTTTTTATCTTCTTTAATAAGCGGAATTGAAATCACGGCTCAAAAATCGGATTATACCGTAATTATTATGCAATCGCATGACTCGTATGAAGAGGAAGTAAATATGGCTAAATCTTTGTATTCTAATCGTGTGAGTGGCGTAATATGTTCGCTAGCCATGGAAACCAGAGATACGGCACATTTTAATCAGTTTTCAAACAATAATATCCCATTAGTTTTTGTCGATAGAGTTCCAAAAGGATATAATACTTTTAGAGTTGTAATTGACAATTATACAGCAGGTTACAAAGCTACTAAGCATCTTATTGAGCAAGGCTGTATTCGTATTGCACATTTTACTGCTGGTTCAGAATTAGGGAATTTGTACAACGAAAGAAAAAGAGGTTATATAGAAGCCTTAAAAGATCACAATATAGAAGTTGAAGAAGAATTGATTATCAATTTAAATTCAGTTACTTATGAAGATGGTGTAAAAGCTAGCAATCATTTATTTGATTTAAAGCCAATTCCAGACGGATTATTTGCACCAGGAGATATTTTGGCTGTAAGTGCCGTGCAGACTGCTAAAAAGCGAGGGATTAAAGTACCCGAAGAATTTAAAGTAATTGGCTTTAATAATGACCCGATTTCACAAATTATAGATCCGAATTTATCAACTATTACACATCCAGCTGAAAAAATGGGAAAAGCGGCAGCTGAAATTATTATTAAGAATTTGAAATCATCTAAAAATGATGATGCAAAAGAAATTACTTTTTTGAATACAGAAGTACTTGCAAGGGAATCTACCCAGAAATAA
- a CDS encoding helix-turn-helix domain-containing protein yields MPIIVNVDVMLAKRKMQSKELAEKLEITPANLSILKTGKAKGIRFDTLEAICKILDCQPGDILEYVSE; encoded by the coding sequence ATGCCAATAATTGTAAATGTTGATGTAATGCTTGCCAAACGCAAGATGCAGAGTAAAGAATTGGCAGAGAAATTAGAGATAACGCCTGCTAATTTATCGATTCTAAAAACTGGAAAAGCAAAAGGTATTCGATTTGATACTCTCGAAGCTATTTGCAAAATACTAGACTGCCAACCTGGTGATATTTTAGAATATGTAAGCGAGTAG
- a CDS encoding tetratricopeptide repeat-containing sensor histidine kinase has translation MAIWLRRFYLIIFIFLSFNLKAQVENKKKTVAVKKSSTSQQNNKILSLYDLYNKGEEKKAYKKAHSLLKSKIDNRSIASTNLLLAYYFNKRAIIDSSIYYTNQAFKYNTTSNDSLKNRLFSLGYNLLAINYNKKGLFNESKKWHLKGIEASQKYHEKNLYYTHTHGLAQTYTELGDYQNALNLFKECLEYKDDAEITLGSYINIGDLYSRLKDYDNANFYYKKGKALSEKTNNFQGKVIILLGLGENYQLQSKYQEALKMYQDALFIADENELNQLAIISRSTIGDCYTSQKKYNEAKLFFSEALQKSADFGLLQNQIDICDELRKIALKQDDYKNAYLFFEKSTHLKDSISKMERIKEIHEFEIKFKTAQKQKEIEGLRFENETKKLILLSQEDAIKNMILQDEISKKNNENTILAYQNSSNKKRNEISLLKKEQQLKTLEINQEKKIRMFTIVALLIFLIPILGLLFQFYKRYKVQHLLNIKQAEISTQKLNSILKEQELELIRAEISGQDKERQRISQELHDSIGGNLAAIKLQVNHLNSSNFSNIQKISQQLDETYQQVRNLSHTLLPKKFNQNNFLEALKSYLKNIGEASRIKISCIPYPKKGINELDENIQIEIFKIIQELLTNTIKHAKASEIEIQLNYIGNILNLLFEDNGVGFETENISRGIGFINMENRINKLNGTFVIDSKLKRGTIFNIEIPILQQKLKSHIKGIDLKNQLNELKNN, from the coding sequence ATGGCAATCTGGTTAAGAAGGTTTTACCTCATAATCTTCATCTTTTTATCTTTCAATCTAAAGGCTCAGGTTGAAAATAAAAAGAAAACTGTTGCTGTCAAAAAGTCTTCCACGAGCCAACAAAACAACAAAATTCTGAGTCTTTATGATTTGTACAACAAAGGGGAAGAAAAAAAAGCTTATAAAAAAGCACATTCCCTTTTAAAGTCAAAAATAGATAATCGGTCAATTGCGAGTACAAATCTACTCCTCGCCTATTATTTCAATAAAAGAGCCATAATAGATTCTTCTATCTATTACACAAATCAGGCATTTAAATATAATACAACTTCAAATGACTCTTTAAAAAATAGGCTGTTCTCATTAGGATACAACCTATTAGCCATCAATTATAATAAGAAGGGGTTATTTAACGAAAGTAAAAAATGGCATCTAAAAGGCATCGAAGCTTCTCAAAAATATCACGAAAAAAACCTTTATTATACTCATACACATGGTTTAGCACAGACATATACAGAACTTGGCGATTATCAAAATGCTCTAAATCTATTTAAGGAATGTCTTGAATATAAAGATGATGCAGAAATAACTTTGGGAAGTTACATCAATATTGGCGACCTCTATTCAAGGCTAAAAGATTACGATAATGCTAATTTTTATTATAAAAAAGGAAAAGCACTCTCAGAAAAAACCAATAACTTTCAGGGAAAAGTTATTATTTTATTAGGTTTAGGCGAAAATTATCAGTTGCAAAGCAAATATCAAGAAGCTTTAAAAATGTATCAAGATGCACTTTTTATTGCCGACGAAAACGAGCTAAACCAATTGGCAATTATCTCAAGAAGTACTATTGGCGACTGCTACACTTCTCAAAAAAAATACAATGAGGCAAAATTATTTTTTTCTGAAGCTCTTCAGAAATCAGCAGATTTTGGCTTGCTTCAAAATCAAATAGATATTTGTGACGAGTTACGCAAAATTGCCCTCAAACAAGACGACTATAAAAATGCTTATTTGTTTTTTGAAAAATCAACTCATCTAAAAGATTCTATATCCAAAATGGAGAGAATTAAGGAGATTCATGAATTTGAAATCAAATTTAAGACTGCGCAAAAACAAAAAGAAATTGAAGGCTTGAGATTTGAAAATGAGACAAAAAAATTAATCTTGTTGAGCCAAGAAGACGCAATTAAAAATATGATTCTTCAAGATGAAATTTCAAAGAAAAACAATGAAAATACCATTCTAGCTTATCAGAATTCATCAAATAAAAAACGTAATGAAATCTCTCTTTTAAAGAAAGAACAGCAATTAAAAACATTGGAAATTAATCAGGAAAAGAAAATCCGAATGTTTACCATAGTTGCTCTTCTAATATTTTTAATTCCAATACTCGGCCTTCTATTTCAGTTTTATAAACGATATAAAGTACAACATTTACTCAATATTAAGCAAGCTGAAATTAGCACTCAAAAATTAAACAGCATTTTAAAGGAACAAGAATTAGAATTAATTAGGGCTGAAATTAGCGGACAGGATAAGGAAAGGCAGCGAATTTCACAAGAACTTCATGATAGTATTGGCGGTAATTTGGCGGCAATAAAATTACAGGTAAATCACTTAAATTCTTCTAATTTTTCGAATATTCAAAAAATAAGCCAGCAATTAGACGAAACGTACCAACAGGTTCGAAATTTATCTCATACCTTACTCCCAAAAAAGTTTAACCAGAATAATTTTTTGGAAGCATTAAAATCATATCTTAAAAATATCGGTGAAGCAAGCAGAATCAAAATTTCGTGTATACCATATCCGAAAAAAGGAATCAATGAACTGGACGAAAATATTCAGATCGAAATTTTTAAGATCATACAGGAACTTTTAACTAACACTATCAAACATGCCAAAGCTTCTGAAATAGAAATTCAATTGAACTATATTGGAAATATATTAAACCTATTATTTGAAGATAATGGAGTTGGCTTTGAAACCGAAAATATTTCAAGAGGAATTGGATTTATCAATATGGAGAACCGGATTAACAAACTAAACGGCACATTTGTAATTGATTCTAAACTAAAGCGAGGCACAATCTTTAATATCGAAATTCCAATATTACAGCAAAAATTAAAATCTCACATTAAAGGTATTGATCTAAAAAATCAGCTTAACGAACTAAAAAACAATTAA
- a CDS encoding LLM class flavin-dependent oxidoreductase: MKKPISVSILELAIITQDSNATETFQKTKDIAQLADKLGYKRIWLAEHHNMAHVASTATVVLIGYVASQTQNIRVGSGGIMLPNHSPLVVAEQFGTLETLYPNRIDLGLGRAPGTDQPTAEAIRKDFFEQAQRFPQNVSKLQEYFSSENATGKVRAFPAEGLNVPIWILGSSMDSAALAAAYGLPYAFAGHFAPKLMIQAFEFYRENFQPSEYLDQPKTMACVNIIAADTNEEAELLSTSLYQMFLNLIRNDRKGLQPPVPSLDDIMNEAERFHVNQMTAGTFTGNKEQLVADLRKFIDYIRIDELMVTSPIFDHQAKLKSIQITKEVIDALNE, translated from the coding sequence ATGAAAAAACCGATTTCAGTCTCAATATTAGAGCTTGCAATTATCACCCAAGATAGTAACGCAACAGAAACATTCCAAAAAACAAAAGACATAGCGCAATTAGCCGATAAACTAGGATATAAGAGAATCTGGTTGGCAGAACACCATAATATGGCACATGTTGCAAGTACGGCAACTGTAGTTTTAATTGGTTACGTGGCAAGTCAAACCCAAAATATCCGCGTAGGTTCTGGCGGAATCATGCTTCCAAATCATTCTCCTCTAGTAGTGGCAGAACAATTTGGAACTTTAGAAACTCTTTATCCAAATCGAATTGATTTAGGTTTAGGAAGAGCGCCAGGAACAGATCAGCCAACTGCCGAAGCAATCCGAAAAGACTTTTTCGAACAAGCACAGCGATTTCCGCAAAACGTAAGTAAGCTTCAAGAATATTTTTCTTCTGAAAACGCCACAGGAAAAGTTCGCGCATTTCCTGCCGAGGGGCTAAATGTGCCAATTTGGATTTTAGGATCAAGTATGGATAGTGCGGCCTTAGCGGCAGCTTATGGATTGCCTTATGCTTTTGCTGGACACTTTGCGCCAAAACTAATGATTCAGGCATTCGAATTTTATAGAGAAAATTTTCAGCCATCAGAGTATTTAGATCAGCCAAAAACAATGGCGTGTGTAAATATCATTGCGGCAGATACCAATGAAGAAGCAGAATTGCTATCGACAAGTTTGTATCAAATGTTTCTAAATCTAATTAGAAATGATCGTAAAGGATTGCAACCACCAGTTCCATCGCTAGATGATATCATGAACGAAGCAGAACGTTTCCATGTGAACCAAATGACAGCAGGTACCTTTACAGGAAACAAAGAGCAGCTAGTAGCCGATTTGAGAAAGTTTATTGACTATATCCGAATCGATGAGCTAATGGTGACAAGTCCAATCTTCGATCACCAAGCAAAACTAAAAAGCATTCAAATTACAAAAGAAGTAATAGATGCTTTGAATGAGTAA
- a CDS encoding ABC transporter permease/M1 family aminopeptidase has protein sequence MLSKLIQFEWHNNTRSWTFYATFIIYLVLGFFVSAFANFSFSGAYKNSPFVLTYAIGLISLMTIFSITLQVAQHFLKEYETKFDAIIFSTPISKFYFLGSKFITAFVIALSSFGMFIIGMITGHQMSWIPKSDIGPFEIINYIWPFLVIIVPNILLCLSILATMAWLTRSKLFVYVGGLFIYILYIAGSIFSNSPLFANASPSSAKAMSLAAKIDPFGLAAFLEQTRYWTSIEKNTQLIALSGNFLFNRILWISVSFILIFVSYKLFSFRKTKTKKIKSVKVNIKETKTYSFTIPKQQFKTSKHNWAVFKSNLKMDIYLVLKGIPFLLIVILFSGLLMIEISDEIDGGIRLAEKITDTALMISTIMDRLPFILILTTLFYSSELLNRSENSRFEMLENTAPYSQFVVLVSKLTALFMIPIILIGISIFIGIGFQIIHANAPIEAGLYFSMFYYIGFPLFLISILVIAIQTFIKNKYLGLGISAFITLLFCTGIGEQLGISHPLFRFGDSFKREYFDLNRFGSYTFPFHISMFYNLGLALILLTLTGILWKRNSTILKTIRRNSFNTIQKTTFALGSILFIGFGSYIFYKTNIEYPYLTKDDQDNWSEKYEKRFKKYSNLDQPTIVSVKSKVDLFPEENRYEVSGTYELINNSEKPIDSLLLYIDRNSKLTSVEIENAKNLDDVSEFQHYWYRLEKPLEPHQKMKMSFSFKSSWSPFKGHTAFNSIIENGSFMRISRYFPTFGYQDSNEISSEKERAKRHLKPQTPLKKLEDKSKTTNDFIDYDAVVSTSKNQTAIGVGDLIGNWEKEDRNYFHYKSNGKIPFRFAFSSAEYQIQKTNYKGISIEVYFDKRHSRNVAKLIQDVKNTLDYCQNNFGKYPYKTIRYAEVSAFADGFAATSYPSTVFMKENFGFYSNLNNRDKEDIINQLTAHELSHEWWGNSQISPEQKEGSWILTETLAQYTELMLYEKEHGLEKALETLKIHLDLYLSSRSYDPETPLYKTNYETPHLPYDKGMLVMHQLRVLIGEEKVNLALHNFLSHYKYPNPIPDSENLLREIYAVTDSKLYPKLDEMFKKIITYSSKISEVESVKKNNLYEVSFNANSKKYIENATGVRKQIDNDKTIDIGIYDENGKLFRYTFPIKNNRIEGKIKIKNKPQRIVIDPLLMNIDTFIKDNEKEID, from the coding sequence ATGCTTTCTAAATTAATTCAATTTGAATGGCATAACAATACCAGAAGCTGGACTTTTTATGCCACATTTATTATTTATTTGGTTTTAGGCTTTTTTGTGAGCGCTTTTGCGAACTTTTCGTTTTCGGGAGCTTATAAAAATAGCCCGTTTGTACTGACTTACGCGATTGGCTTGATATCGTTAATGACAATTTTCTCTATCACACTTCAAGTTGCACAGCATTTTTTAAAAGAATATGAAACTAAATTTGATGCAATAATCTTCTCTACTCCTATTTCTAAGTTTTATTTTTTGGGAAGCAAATTTATTACAGCTTTTGTAATTGCACTTTCTTCTTTTGGAATGTTCATTATAGGAATGATCACCGGGCATCAAATGTCGTGGATTCCCAAAAGCGACATTGGACCTTTTGAAATTATCAATTACATTTGGCCTTTTCTTGTTATCATTGTTCCCAACATACTTTTATGCCTTTCGATTCTTGCAACGATGGCTTGGCTTACACGAAGCAAACTTTTTGTTTATGTTGGCGGCTTATTCATCTACATATTATATATAGCAGGTTCTATTTTTTCAAATTCGCCGTTATTTGCAAATGCTTCTCCGTCTTCCGCGAAAGCGATGTCTTTGGCAGCAAAAATAGATCCGTTTGGTTTGGCAGCATTTTTAGAACAAACGAGATATTGGACATCGATAGAAAAAAACACCCAACTGATTGCACTTTCGGGCAACTTCTTATTCAATCGAATCTTATGGATTTCTGTTTCTTTCATACTAATTTTTGTTTCTTATAAGTTATTCTCATTTCGAAAAACAAAAACCAAAAAGATAAAATCGGTTAAAGTCAATATAAAGGAGACAAAAACATATTCTTTTACAATTCCGAAACAGCAATTTAAAACCTCCAAACATAATTGGGCTGTTTTTAAAAGCAATTTGAAAATGGATATTTATTTGGTTTTAAAAGGAATTCCATTTTTATTGATTGTAATTCTCTTTTCGGGATTATTAATGATTGAGATTTCAGATGAAATTGATGGCGGAATCCGTTTAGCTGAAAAAATTACCGATACAGCTCTAATGATTTCCACCATAATGGATCGTTTGCCTTTTATATTGATTTTGACAACTCTTTTTTATAGCAGTGAATTATTGAATCGAAGCGAAAATTCGAGATTTGAAATGCTTGAAAATACAGCGCCGTATTCTCAATTTGTAGTTTTGGTTTCGAAATTGACAGCACTTTTTATGATTCCGATAATCTTAATAGGAATTAGCATTTTTATTGGAATTGGTTTTCAAATCATACATGCAAATGCACCGATTGAAGCTGGTCTTTACTTTTCGATGTTTTATTATATCGGATTTCCATTGTTTTTGATTTCTATTTTAGTGATCGCAATTCAGACTTTCATAAAAAACAAATATTTAGGATTGGGAATTTCTGCTTTTATTACGCTTTTGTTTTGCACAGGAATTGGTGAACAATTGGGAATTTCGCATCCGTTATTTCGATTCGGAGATTCTTTTAAAAGAGAATATTTTGATTTGAATCGTTTCGGAAGTTATACTTTTCCCTTTCATATTTCGATGTTCTATAATTTGGGTCTGGCTTTGATTCTGCTGACTTTGACTGGAATTTTATGGAAACGAAATTCTACTATTCTAAAAACCATTCGTAGAAATTCATTTAACACTATTCAAAAAACAACTTTTGCTTTGGGAAGTATTCTTTTCATTGGTTTTGGAAGCTATATTTTTTATAAAACCAATATTGAATACCCGTATTTGACCAAAGACGATCAGGACAATTGGAGTGAAAAATACGAAAAACGGTTTAAAAAATATTCGAATCTTGATCAGCCAACGATTGTTTCTGTAAAAAGTAAAGTCGATTTGTTTCCTGAAGAAAATCGCTACGAAGTAAGTGGTACTTACGAATTGATCAATAACTCTGAAAAACCAATTGATAGTTTACTCCTATATATAGATCGAAATTCGAAACTGACTTCTGTTGAAATTGAGAATGCGAAAAATCTAGATGATGTTTCTGAATTTCAGCATTATTGGTATCGATTAGAAAAACCTTTAGAACCTCATCAGAAAATGAAAATGAGTTTTTCTTTTAAATCTTCGTGGTCACCGTTTAAAGGTCATACCGCATTTAATTCTATTATTGAAAATGGTTCTTTTATGCGAATAAGCCGTTACTTTCCAACTTTTGGTTATCAGGATTCTAACGAAATTAGCAGTGAAAAAGAGCGAGCAAAAAGGCATTTGAAACCACAGACTCCACTTAAAAAATTGGAAGACAAATCGAAAACAACAAATGATTTTATTGATTACGATGCTGTTGTTTCTACTTCTAAAAATCAAACGGCAATTGGCGTTGGAGATTTAATCGGGAACTGGGAAAAAGAAGATCGAAATTATTTTCATTATAAGTCTAATGGAAAGATTCCGTTTCGATTTGCATTTTCTTCTGCGGAATATCAAATTCAAAAAACGAATTATAAAGGCATTTCAATTGAAGTTTATTTTGACAAAAGACATTCGAGAAACGTTGCAAAACTGATTCAAGATGTAAAAAACACTTTAGATTATTGTCAAAATAATTTTGGAAAATACCCATATAAAACCATTCGTTATGCCGAGGTTTCTGCTTTCGCTGATGGATTTGCGGCGACTTCGTATCCGTCCACAGTTTTTATGAAAGAGAATTTTGGGTTTTACAGCAACTTGAATAATCGAGATAAGGAAGATATCATCAATCAATTGACGGCTCATGAATTGTCGCACGAATGGTGGGGAAATTCGCAAATCAGTCCTGAACAAAAAGAAGGAAGCTGGATTTTGACTGAAACTTTGGCGCAATACACGGAACTGATGTTGTATGAAAAAGAACATGGTTTGGAAAAAGCGCTCGAAACTTTAAAAATTCATCTCGATTTATACTTGAGCAGCCGAAGTTATGATCCTGAAACGCCTTTGTATAAAACAAATTACGAAACTCCACATTTACCTTATGATAAAGGAATGCTGGTCATGCATCAGCTTCGGGTTTTAATTGGTGAAGAAAAAGTAAATCTGGCTTTGCATAATTTCTTAAGCCATTATAAATATCCTAATCCAATTCCAGATTCTGAAAATTTATTGAGAGAGATTTATGCAGTTACAGATTCTAAACTTTATCCAAAACTGGATGAAATGTTTAAAAAGATTATTACTTATTCTTCTAAGATTTCTGAAGTTGAAAGCGTAAAAAAGAATAATCTTTATGAAGTTTCTTTTAACGCTAATTCTAAAAAATATATTGAAAATGCTACAGGAGTTCGGAAGCAAATTGACAATGATAAAACAATCGATATTGGAATTTATGATGAAAACGGAAAGTTATTTCGCTACACATTTCCGATCAAAAACAATAGAATTGAAGGGAAAATTAAAATCAAAAACAAACCTCAACGAATTGTAATTGATCCTCTTTTAATGAATATTGACACTTTTATAAAAGACAACGAAAAGGAAATTGATTAG